A genomic stretch from Mya arenaria isolate MELC-2E11 chromosome 10, ASM2691426v1 includes:
- the LOC128205023 gene encoding LOW QUALITY PROTEIN: vasopressin V1b receptor-like (The sequence of the model RefSeq protein was modified relative to this genomic sequence to represent the inferred CDS: inserted 3 bases in 2 codons) — protein sequence NLIVLSVYIPHPSSFSRVFILWLAVVDXIACSFETPLLVFSMIHPYQFPSENVCKTLRFFHVFLVAISVFIFVSIAMERHLAICNFEVVELPRRMRGMCIVSCIMGVVVAVPAIFIYGIRTVETGVHTIKGTECFVEDHFIQTDSLRPKXYLLPISIQSLADLICYMIVLYIRIGRQLQWHLKFTGRYSTRSKFNQSTKSTQSVSIYRQFADIKDRTGSTFSLHRPVGKEASTAIGRVNRALDEMTSMFCWLTADFVLSFIPHLAIIIYLIFRNNFAQDMTSSQAVTYNIFLRSFAVNNMANPLVYITCVRDFRRNFRNLFSNIFCSCRR from the exons AACCTGATCGTGTTAAGCGTCTACATACCCCACCCAAGCTCATTTTCACGTGTGTTTATTCTGTGGCTTGCTGTAGTAG TTATAGCGTGCAGTTTCGAAACGCCTCTTCTGGTGTTTAGCATGATCCATCCGTACCAGTTTCCGTCCGAGAACGTATGTAAAACGTTACGTTTTTTCCACGTTTTTCTAGTTGCGATATCAGTGTTTATTTTCGTTAGTATTGCGATGGAAAGGCACCTGGCTATCTGCAATTTTGAGGTGGTTGAACTACCAAGGCGAATGCGTGGCATGTGTATAGTGTCTTGTATTATGGGAGTTGTAGTTGCCGTCCCGGCTATATTTATTTACGGAATACGGACTGTGGAAACCGGAGTTCACACTATCAAAGGGACTGAATGCTTTGTTGAAGACCACTTTATACAAACTGATTCATTAAGGCCCAA ATATTTACTTCCCATTTCAATCCAAAGTCTTGCTGATCTCATTTGCTACATGATTGTGTTGTACATTCGGATTGGACGTCAGTTACAGTGGCATCTGAAATTCACGGGACGCTACTCCACAAGGTCCAAGTTTAACCAGTCAACCAAATCAACCCAGTCGGTGTCCATATACCGACAGTTCGCCGACATCAAAG ATAGGACCGGAAGTACATTCAGCCTCCATAGGCCCGTGGGGAAGGAGGCGTCCACCGCCATAGGCCGCGTAAATAGAGCCCTCGATGAAATGACCAGCATGTTTTGTTGGTTGACGGCCGATTTCGTGCTCTCTTTCATTCCTCACCTTGCTATTATCATCTACTTAATATTTCGGAATAATTTTGCGCAGGATATGACGTCATCACAGGCTGTGACgtataacatatttttgagatCGTTTGCTGTCAATAACATGGCAAATCCGCTCGTGTATATCACGTGTGTACGTGACTTCCGACGAAATTTTAGGAATTTATTCAGTAATATTTTCTGTAGCTGCAGGAGATAA